The stretch of DNA AAGaccacaaaaatataaaacaagacTTTAGAAATGTTCAGACGCAACATAGAGCATAAAAAGGGATGATATAACATTCGCATCTTAAACAACCAGAAAAAAACAGATCCTTTGGAAGTCCCatgaataaaaatgtttagAACATAACATAAGAATTAtatgtaagagagagagagatggatgtAAACTGGTAGGCAAAACCGGATTCACTACTTAGCCATCATGACCTTAACAAACTCTTCATAGTTAATCTGACCATCACCATCAACATCAGCTTCCTTGATCATctcatcaacttcttcatcagTGAGCTTCTCACCAAGGTTTGTCATCACATGACGAAGCTCAGCAGCTGAGATGAAACCGTTCTGGTCCTTGTCAAAGACCCTGAATGCTTCCTTGAGCTCTTCCTCAGAGTCAGTGTCCTTCATCTTACGAGCCATGAGGTTCAAAAACTCAGGGAAATCAATGGTGCCGTTACCATCAGCGTCAACTTCGTTGATCATGTCTTGAAGCTCTGCTTCAGTTGGGTTTTGTCCTAGGGAACGCATCACAGTACCCAGCTCCTTGGTGGTAATACAACCTACAAGCACAACACACTCAGATCTCTGTAGAGAAGCATCTTAAGCTAGATTTCCAAATTCcttaattaacaatttataGTCAAGAGCTAAGAACACAggacaaatcaaaacaaaatttgaagaatCGGAaatctcaaaactcaaaacgtCGTCGTATTTGTCATCATCGAAACCTCAATTCACCAACacgatttaattaaaaaaaaaacagaaaccaaaaattgAAAGACGAGTTTAGAGATTGACGAATTACAGATCCGTTGTTATCTTACATCGACAGAGATCAAATTGAATCAACGAGACGATAACTTAAATCGAATGAGAACAAAGCTTAGAAACTAAGAGATCCAACAGTAGCAAAAAAAATCGTATACATTAACAaaggagggagagggagagggagagggagaaaGAACGTACCATCACCATCCTTGTCGAATAAGCTGAAAGCTTCCTTAAACTCAGAGATCTGATCATCGGTGAGCTGATCCgccattgtttttgttttttttcttctcctgtAGATTCGTttctgtttgtgtttttttttttttctctcaagaaatcgagagagagaagaagagaaaaattagaaaaagcgTGTGTGTGTCTGTCTGTCTGTGCTGTGCTGTGctgagagaataaaaaaaaaacgagagagaaaCCGTATTTATCGGGTAACGAAGCTAACGACCTTTTTTGCTCCGACCCGGACTTTTAAAAGCGATACCGGATTTGGAAAATCTCTATTATAACCTCAGTTTATGGCTTTAATTACGAGTTTTAATTTGCCTATCaattatgaatattttagtattttcttaAAAACACGCCAGAGTGGACAATTAACGGATCACACGGTCTGTACGCGGATCGTTGACTTGACTGTCACGTCAGCATTCTCTCTTgggtcctctctcctctctctagcCCTCCAAATGTCTCTTTCTGATTGGCTTATATtcatttattataataatacgTCCTCGTCACCATCGAAATATAAACAGTACTACagagtttattttatttctagtACATTATCACCGGCAAAATTTAATGTcgattcaaagtttttttttattttaaacacttTAAGATTCAATCATAGGTTTGAATGATTCTTCTAATCAATTTCTCAATAAATTCTATGATTAAATGATGAAATATAATACGGTAAGAAAGATTGACCGtacaaattagaaaacaaaatatagaaagtCATCTACAATTGACAAATTCGACGTACATGGTTTGGCAAAAATATCAGTTATTGTATACTTTGGGTTCAAATTTGCTAaatctttcatattttataaggaaATCAGTGAATCGTATATCCATAAATTCGGAtaggaaagtttttttttattgcaagCAAAATATAGTGTATCATGAAAAAAACCCTAGACAAGcgattcaagaaaaaaataaaaacaaaaatccccTAGACAAATTCATCTGCACTCTCTCCaatcttaatttttgaaaatgctaaaataaactaaaacacGTGTCCATAGGTAAAAAACTGTATCGACTAAGACTTCCATATCCATTACATAGAGAACCTAAGACATCAATCACATC from Camelina sativa cultivar DH55 chromosome 9, Cs, whole genome shotgun sequence encodes:
- the LOC104712339 gene encoding calmodulin-5; its protein translation is MADQLTDDQISEFKEAFSLFDKDGDGCITTKELGTVMRSLGQNPTEAELQDMINEVDADGNGTIDFPEFLNLMARKMKDTDSEEELKEAFRVFDKDQNGFISAAELRHVMTNLGEKLTDEEVDEMIKEADVDGDGQINYEEFVKVMMAK